One genomic window of Mustela erminea isolate mMusErm1 chromosome 13, mMusErm1.Pri, whole genome shotgun sequence includes the following:
- the MC2R gene encoding adrenocorticotropic hormone receptor translates to MKHIINLYENINDTARNNSDCPHVILPEEIFFIISIIGVLENLIVLLAVIKNKNLQSPMYFFICSLAISDMLGSLYKILENILIMLRNMGYLKPRGNFETTADDIIDCLFILSLLGSIFSLSMIAADRYLTIFHALQYHSIVTMRRAIIVLMVTWTGCMGSAITMVIFSHHIPTVITFTSLFPLMLVFILCLYVHMFLLARSHARKTLTLPRANMKGAITLTILLGVFIFCWAPFVLHVLLMTFCPNNPYCACYMSLFQVNGMLIMCNAVIDPFIYAFRSPELRDAFKKMIFCSRYQ, encoded by the coding sequence ATGAAGCACATTAtcaatttatatgaaaacatCAATGATACAGCAAGAAATAATTCAGACTGTCCTCATGTGATTTTGCCAGAAgagatattttttataatatccaTCATTGGGGTTTTGGAAAATCTAATAGTCCTTCTGGCAGTGATCAAGAATAAGAATCTCCAGTCACCCATGTACTTTTTCATTTGTAGCTTGGCTATTTCTGATATGTTGGGCAGCCTATATAAGATCCTGGAAAATATCCTGATCATGTTAAGAAACATGGGTTATCTCAAGCCTCGTGGCAATTTTGAAACCACAGCAGATGATATTATCGACTGTCTgttcatcctctctctcctcGGCTCCATTTTCAGCCTGTCCATGATCGCAGCTGACCGCTACCTTACAATTTTCCATGCTCTGCAATACCACAGCATTGTGACCATGCGCCGTGCCATTATTGTCCTGATGGTCACCTGGACCGGGTGCATGGGCAGTGCCATTACCATGGTGATCTTCTCTCATCACATCCCCACAGTGATCACCTTCACGTCGCTGTTCCCTCTGATGTTGGTCTTTATCCTGTGCCTTTATGTGCACATGTTCTTGCTTGCCCGTTCACATGCCAGGAAGACCTTGACCCTTCCCAGAGCCAACATGAAAGGGGCCATCACGCTGACCATCCTGCTTGGGGTCTTCATCTTCTGTTGGGCCCCCTTTGTTCTTCATGTTCTTTTAATGACATTTTGCCCAAATAACCCTTACTGTGCCTGCTACATGTCGCTCTTCCAGGTGAATGGCATGTTGATCATGTGTAATGCAGTCATTGACCCATTTATATATGCCTTCCGGAGTCCAGAACTCAGGGatgcatttaaaaagatgatCTTCTGTAGCAGGTACCAGTAG